ACCTAAAAATACTGAGATTCAATCACATAAGATCTAAATGAATACGTATAAAGACATTGTTTTTGCTTCATTTGTAACATGTGTAACATTAACAAGGATCTCCTTTCTAATGATGATGTCCATAATATAATACAATGTCCTAACTTCTATGCCATCTTACACATTCTTACTGGCCAAGTTGTTAGTGACATGTTTTGCAATAAGTGATTAATTTGAATCAAACAATTAATTATACCCCAATTCATCACTTCATATATACATTCAATTTTTCAAATTGGATTAAACCCAAAAAAGTCTGAAAGTAACAGtactaaataataatatttattgctTTATTAGTAGTGGATACTACTGTCAATGAAAGCGAGGAAAGTGTATCTGCCTTTCCCATGCTCTTTGGAGATTCTTCTTTATTCCTTCATTaacattaaattattaattttccgtacgttttatatatatatagctttaaGAAACATAGAGAAAACACTTTATATGTTGTGGTGAGAAACTTCCTATATCTTCCCACTTATCACCCACTAAAGGAAACCAATAGTCCACACCCTCATGAAGGAAGAGAAAAGCAAGATAGatttctctttttaaaaaaaatcacatgaTTAAGTATCGGTTTAATTTTGGTGGTGGGATAACAATTACTTAAtcaattattagtttaattttcatacaacgaaagtataaaaaaaaatttatagagaCATTcgtgtattattatattatcaaaactaactaattttagaatttattacttaaaaaattatCTACACAAATGAATTTAATGGGATGaccatataaaaaattttataagaaataaactcattaatattaaattacactaattaaaaaaaagtaaaaaaattattttgctcATCATAATACActtatttaataactaaattatagTGTAAATAATCTATTATATATTCTACTTAACATGGtaagaaaggtaaagagagaaaaaaaagttagtaaatatgacatttaaaatataaaaataaaaaatatatccaattaaaagtttttatttttaatgtaattattaattaataaaccaaaccaaaaaagtttttaaaaatccaaAGTATCTAGTGATATAGACAATTTTAGTTATGGCCCACCACTTCCTAACTtccacaacttttttttttttgtgccggCGGCCGTtaccaaaaattaaataaaaataaaaaattatttaatttggaGAGTCAAATTTGAAATActcaaataataaaatgaaatgcACTAACAATCACTAGTAGTGTCTTTTAGCTTATACAAAGTGCAACTACTTCAAGGTGGGAATTATATTGGAAACATGCAAATCCAACTAATTTACTAGGCCTGTTTATGCCAACCATCtgaattttaatttgatcttaataTTACAAAACATGGGTTTGTTATAAAATGGACTAACAAGATTGGAATAACAAGTAATTATGTTTTCATTAACACTACTAGAGGTGTATAAAAATTGAATCTGATCAATCCAATCCACATATCTAATTCTTATCCGAAAATATCAAATTCATAAATTGTTAGATCAGGTCAAATTAGTCGAATTTAGAAGTAAAAACATGTATATCTAATTCAATTCGATTTGTGTACATTTTAAAATACCACGTTTATTATTAAGTTAACTTTGTTAAAGGACTctaaattttaagttatatatatattttttagttgctcacggtatcttctattttattagatcAAGAATTACTTTattataaatctaaattttatttaagggtTTACTATTATTTGCTAATGAGTTGTTGGCTTATTACATATACAAGACAGTATTATTTAAATTCCGACGCTTATTTAAATGAACAAATGAATGGTCTGACTTGGTCAAGATGGTTTAAGTtgttacattattattgttggaaatTATATGAATACGATCCTACATCTTTGTAAACCCTTTAAAGTGGAGTCAGCTTATTGCTTTAATGAGAAGTCTTATAAGGCAATTCTTTACAAAAAGTTTATGGACTCTCTTGTAAAGGTGACTACAATcttatacatatatatgtatatggagGCCTCAAATTAAAGTTAAAACAAATACTACTTTCATTCCCACAAGATtgtaaatactaaattaaaatagCCTCTTGTTCAAGCTACACACTGAGTAATGATCTAGTGTGTGCTACTCAATCTCCAAAATTCAGAGGCAGGTAGGTTGTTGGGCTATCTATTTAAAGAACAAGCAGACGTTTATAATCGTGTTCCCATTACAATAATTATGTGGACCACAATTTATAGCCCATTAATTATtcataagaaaagaaaattaatatcATTGAAATTTTCTATGCAAGGTGAGGTAGTCTTCATGacacttttttaatttttcttagaattatgtactcattttttttaatatatatgctTTGCACGTGCCCTCAATCCAACAGGACAGGAATTAATTCGTTACAAATCTTAGCTTTATTTAAAGGTAGAGGTGGCAACACTATCCAAACTCGTGAGTATCCATCTCGCCCCTACTCGTTCGAGGCAGGTAATTACCCATTTCCGTACTGGAACGAATTTTTAATGGGACGGATTCTTGGACAGGATGAGATCGAATTTAGATTAACCGTTCCTGCCCGTCctggtatatataatatatgtaatatatataaaataattaataaaataattaataatattatatcatatttatatttactttaatttatattatgtatgtaatgatagttatataaattttaaaatttaattttatttgttgggtTTTATTAATTATAAGGGCGGGACGAATATCCATAAAAGCGGGTTAGAGTTTAACTTTTTACTAGCAGATAAAAGTAAAACGGATTCAATGTGAGTTATTGGAAGGTGAGACAAGATCAGATAGGACAAAAATTCGTCCCATTGTCACCCCTAtttaaaggtttattattgtCTAATGAATCTATATATACAACGAAAAATTCAAACTTTCGATATTAGCTTAGATGGACTAATAAACTAACAACTTGGCTAACCTCGTTAGTTAATAAATGGTCCTAAACTTGAAGCTCAGACtgatatatattaaatacgattAAGGCCATTACTTTACTTTGATGGTACTTTAAAAGCAAAGCAGACCCTTGCATGTTGGAACATGCATGAAAAGATCACCACCAATTCAAAGCACATATTTGTCTCAAATATATAGCTCTGATCTTATAAGCCACTTTGTGATGATCTAATATAAGGAGCCATCACGCTCAAGTTTTGATGGTCCAGATTGAACGagattctatctttatttcagtGCAATTCTATATATGGACCTTGCATTTTCCCACTTTCAGCGGTTCATGGCTAATGGTTTAAGGTACAGAATATATAACACCTTTTTTAACATAATCAAACCTAAACCATGTGTTGTCTCATCAATTTGAATTTAGAATATGTGCATGTATGGAGAAGTAAGATAAATgtgttatattttttgtatataaagATTTGTCTCTTACTCTATGTTTGTTGTATCAGTAATACTAGGAAAAAAAAACagttagaatttatcttatttaatatatataacagtaatatatacaattaataataatacaaaattatcttatttaatttaatatttatagttaTATAAGCATGCAACTCTAGGCATAAAACTGTATTTTGTAATTAATGCTTTAATCATATTTTTGCAGAATGCCAAATTGAGCTCCATCATCATTGAAATCAATAAAAAATCTGAAGATTTTCAGTAAATTTATAAAGAATATGTGTATCATCTCTTGTTTTGatggtttttttttaattataaaaagagcaatttttatttttattaaaaaaatacaatgcgCCATAACATTATCCAAAATATTCATATACTaacaaaattatataatgtatatacataaaatataaaataatatatttattccgATTTAATTAATCACACTATCTAATTGCAATAAAAAccactaatttttaatatattatttaaaattacatgAACACATAAATTACATAAATCTCACTTTAATTTAGTTGTATTTTATGCAATACCAAAATGAAATAGAAGGAGAATCTAACACAATAAGTCTTTGAACTCCAAACCTCTTTTGCTTCATTTCTTCCACTTTGTATTAGAACTCAGAACAAGTTACAAAGTAAgagaaattaaacattaaaaaaaaggaTTGCTAATTAATTAAGCAATAAACAACAAGATTACCATCCCAGCCAAGGCTATATAAtataaacattaaaaaacaaGAACTTCAAAAACTTGTATTaactttgatatatatatatataatatatgatttttttttgtttcttgtttcttAAACCTTCCTATATGAAAATGGTAACCAGAGTGTTATTTATTGTTCCATGGATGTTGATCAATATTCAGAACCAAACAACTTAATATCATGAAGCTGATCAACAATCCCAGCAATGGATCCAGCAGCAGCAGCAAGAGAAATGACAAGGCATGCAAGACTAAGAACTTGAAGACACACCCATTTGGTGCTCCATTTCGGTATTCTCTTCTGAATAATATACATTTGAACCGGAAAATAAACCGTTAGAGGCCAGAATCCAAGAGCACCAAGAAGTCCAACAATGTTGTTGAAGAAAGGAAGCAACATGGATATCAATGTTGTTAAGATCACAAATCCTGTTCTCCATGTTAGCCTGAAGAGATTGAGCTTGTATGGTTTGGAACAACCTGGGACACAGATCTCGCTGTCTTTGTTAATGAAATCACTGTCTGGGAACTTCTTGCTTGCATACTTTTCGATGAAGGCGAAGAGGGGTTGGCAATACACTTGGTATGCTCCTACAAGGTGGATTACTATGGCAATGTTGGCTATGTCTAGCAGCCAGAAAGGGTTCGAGAATCCGGCGTCGGTTAGCAGGTTTCCGGGGGCCTTGTCCCCGAACGCCGCGTAGCCGAAGCAGCCACATAGCATGTAGAAGAAGGTGGTTACTGCCACACTGATGAATGTTGCTTTCTTCATTGTTTTTGCCTCTGATGGTGGGGATTTTATTGTGTCCTGTTTCACATACCATTGTTATTTCTCTCAAACCTtcaattttgctttctttttttttgaataaataatctTTTCGGTCCCTAACTATTTGTCTAAAATAATTGGTTTAACTGACTGCTGATACGTTAATGGTCGTTTAAACCAATTACTTAAATAGTTGGAGACCAAATAGAGATTTTCGAATGGTGAAAAATTGATTTATCGTTTAAAAAAGTATTATGCGAATTTGTTTAGTTCATtctaaataactaaattaatagtATTTCAATATTGGGAGATTTATTAATTACCTGAATTTCAATAAGAATCATGGAGTATGAGTAGGCAAAGGCTATGTCACCAAGAGCTTCAAAGGTGTTCCAAACTTTTTCAGTTTCAGTGACAGAAGGACCAACTGTCACCCCTGTTAGGCTTCCCTTAATCACTTTGTTTTCTGTTACATAAAACCATTGTTGTAGTGAGagacatttctttctttctttctttctttctttctagtacttcaatttcaatttaatcacaaaatttaaagaaattatgATCATAGATTGATACCTATAACTTTAACAACTCCAAGGCCAAGACCAATTGTTGAGTATGTGAAGGACATAACAGCAGCTAGAATTGAAAGCCACCATAACTGATCAAAATCTGGgatttgagagagaaaaagttCAGCTATTCCAAATGCAATTGTGTAAACATTGCCATTGGTATGGCATGGATTCCTTCCTCTGCTTGCATGAACACAGATAGATTTTCTTACAGCCCTGTTTGATTCAGAAACCAAAATTACATCATTTTCTTCTcaaagttattattattactaaaaaggatcttaaaatgaaattaaactcaCCCCATGCTCTTAGCAGAAGCTATGGTGTAACCAATGGCTACTCCAAAAAGGTTAGTATACTGAACTAGCCCACAAAGCTTGACCTTCAAGCCACCTAAAACAATCAccaaagtttgaacctttttagaattttaatcaCAACCCAgaatttattttcttcatttttttggttaaatggactgaatatataattttatttatcatcatcattattattattattaccaagGTTTGCATGAACCGCATCCATGTAAGTGTAGTTTCTTTTTCCGGTGACAGGGTCGCCGGAACGGTAACAAGCGGCGAGGAGTGAAGAGGTATAGTAAGTGACCAAGGAGAACAAAATCATGACGGCCGGTCCGGCGATCCATCCGAGCTGAGCTATGGCCCAAGCCAGGGACAACACCCCTGACCCTATCACAGCGGTTATTATGTGGGCGCTCGCCGTCCACATCGTACCTGAGGCGATCAAGAAtgagtacataaaaaattaacaGGTAAAGATTTGAAAACTCAAGTGCAGTTAACTTTACGATGAAGATATAAAGCTAATTACATCTGAGTTTCCACCAAAGAAAAAATGAGTACATGAGATGTTACTACTTACCGGATCTTTTGAGGCGGCCATCGTCGTCGAACAACTTGGAGCCTCCTTGTTGATGCATGTCAATGGAGAGATCAAATGATTGGTGGTGGTTCTTGGCGGTGGGGGTGGCGGTGGCGACAACCTTCTCAACCATGTTtcttaattattatgaaaaacaAGACCAACACAACAATAAATAAggctttgtttatttatttattgtttgtgCATGCACTTTGCAAGATGAATATGAATGTATAGAGGTAAGGTTTGAAGAAGTTAAGGGTAGTTATGATGAGAAACCAaggttttatgttttatgttttaacTCCCCCCAATGACACAACTTCCCAGAAAATTAAATCTTGTTGCAACCTTAAACCATGTGTTAGGAGGTTCAGGCGAAAATGGTGTTCTTGAAAGTCAAAGGagggaattgaagaagaagaagaagaaaaacaacaCGAGAGAAGTGCCTCTTGTGTTTGTTTTTGGACACAACTCCAATTCTCACAAGTCTGTGGAGTTATGCAATGAACAAAGGATAGGTTTGGGAGCATATAAATAATGGTGCCATGGCAGAGAAGAGTTAATatttgagtgagagagagagagagaaaaaacaaaTATTGTTAGATtccaaagttttttttattttaaattaaataaatatatgtttATTTGTTGATAAATAGTGAAGAAGTTGTGAGAGTATGAAAggtggtatatgtgtttatgataatttatttatttatttgaatttatttaatttaatctatTGACTTGTCTTAATCGTTGGTAAACAATTtggcattttgttttcttttttaagaaTGTAAGAAAATGAGTTTGGCTTAATTTAATGAGGCATGCAATGTGAATGCAATCAAGGAAGTGAGACGCACGTGATGTTAATGACCAGGTGTCAACTATTTCCACGTCAGCATCTAATAACttatttaatctttaaaattaggtGCCATCATACAAACACAAATTAATACAAACACAAATTAAAttaacgtgttttaaaaaaatattgttatcaATTTATGAATTAGATTCGAGTAAAAAGGGAAATAGGTTTGTTAGGTTATGGGTCAGTGTTGGTGTGTTAATGTGGTATTTAAtaagttgaaagttgaaacactGGTTTGACTAGAAATCCCGTGTAAGAGGGCATACACTAGTTTGTGTGTGTCTCAATCAAATTG
This region of Arachis hypogaea cultivar Tifrunner chromosome 8, arahy.Tifrunner.gnm2.J5K5, whole genome shotgun sequence genomic DNA includes:
- the LOC112706031 gene encoding amino acid permease 3, which gives rise to MVEKVVATATPTAKNHHQSFDLSIDMHQQGGSKLFDDDGRLKRSGTMWTASAHIITAVIGSGVLSLAWAIAQLGWIAGPAVMILFSLVTYYTSSLLAACYRSGDPVTGKRNYTYMDAVHANLGGLKVKLCGLVQYTNLFGVAIGYTIASAKSMGAVRKSICVHASRGRNPCHTNGNVYTIAFGIAELFLSQIPDFDQLWWLSILAAVMSFTYSTIGLGLGVVKVIENKVIKGSLTGVTVGPSVTETEKVWNTFEALGDIAFAYSYSMILIEIQDTIKSPPSEAKTMKKATFISVAVTTFFYMLCGCFGYAAFGDKAPGNLLTDAGFSNPFWLLDIANIAIVIHLVGAYQVYCQPLFAFIEKYASKKFPDSDFINKDSEICVPGCSKPYKLNLFRLTWRTGFVILTTLISMLLPFFNNIVGLLGALGFWPLTVYFPVQMYIIQKRIPKWSTKWVCLQVLSLACLVISLAAAAGSIAGIVDQLHDIKLFGSEY